A DNA window from Mucilaginibacter xinganensis contains the following coding sequences:
- a CDS encoding LOG family protein: MDKSEIVFLEGPHSRIKELKFTFSTLLEFIRGFRALHFIGPCITIFGSARFKEDHPYYKLTREAAASFAKLGFTIMTGGGPGLMEAANRGAKDVNGRSVGCNIELPVEQQPNQYLDKWVYVKHFFLRKILLVKYSFGFVVMPGGFGTMDEYFEALTLIQTHKIANFPVIIFGKEYHKELLQHIELMKENATIGSDDTRLFLITDSIEEATNLIIEKSIKQHGLKPKAAGKPLRWLFERD, from the coding sequence ATGGATAAATCTGAAATCGTTTTTCTTGAAGGCCCGCATTCGCGGATAAAAGAGCTGAAATTTACGTTCAGTACCTTGCTTGAATTTATCAGGGGATTCAGGGCATTGCATTTTATAGGCCCCTGTATCACCATATTCGGATCCGCGCGTTTTAAAGAAGACCATCCTTATTATAAGCTAACGCGTGAGGCGGCAGCTTCATTTGCCAAACTTGGATTTACTATAATGACAGGGGGCGGCCCGGGGTTGATGGAAGCAGCCAACCGTGGGGCCAAAGATGTTAACGGCAGGTCGGTTGGCTGCAATATTGAATTGCCGGTTGAACAACAGCCCAACCAATACCTTGATAAATGGGTATATGTAAAACACTTTTTTCTACGCAAAATATTGCTGGTTAAATACTCGTTTGGGTTTGTGGTTATGCCGGGGGGCTTTGGCACCATGGATGAATATTTTGAGGCGCTGACCCTTATTCAAACCCATAAAATAGCAAATTTCCCGGTTATAATTTTTGGCAAAGAATATCATAAGGAGCTGTTGCAGCATATTGAGCTGATGAAAGAAAATGCCACCATAGGCAGTGATGACACCCGCTTGTTTCTTATTACTGACAGCATAGAAGAAGCCACCAACTTAATTATTGAAAAGAGCATAAAGCAACACGGCCTTAAGCCTAAAGCTGCCGGAAAACCACTAAGATGGCTATTCGAGCGCGATTAA
- the hemA gene encoding glutamyl-tRNA reductase produces MDENIPLNISDFFVAGINYKKTDAETRGQFAINNDQYNIILEMAAAKNIESLFILSTCNRTEIYGFADSADDLVSLLCTQTTGTQQVFNKLAYIKNGVSAVEHLFNVGAGIDSQILGDYEIIGQLKKAVKFSMDRGFINCFMERLFNCVLQASKTIKNSTELSSGSVSVSFAAVQYIKRALVPSDTHKILVIGIGKMGSSTCKNIVDYLSGSQVTLINRTEEKAAGLAAELGMNYAPVEELTDYISSSEIILVATNASAPIVLKEHLVNKGDKLIIDLSIPYNVEPGCEELTNVTLVNVDELSKMRDDNLQKRQAEMPKAKAIIESHISVFLTWHQMRQTAPALKAVKTRLSDIYVQHFAETQVNSGKCSLNNAEGKIQRVVNDMAGKMKIKNECGCHYLEAINEFILAVAN; encoded by the coding sequence ATGGACGAGAATATACCCTTAAATATTTCAGATTTTTTTGTAGCGGGGATCAACTATAAAAAAACAGATGCCGAAACAAGGGGTCAGTTTGCAATTAATAACGATCAGTATAATATTATCCTTGAAATGGCAGCAGCCAAGAATATTGAAAGCCTTTTCATTCTTTCCACCTGTAACCGCACCGAAATTTATGGCTTTGCTGATAGCGCAGATGATTTGGTTAGCTTATTATGCACCCAAACTACAGGCACACAGCAAGTATTTAACAAGCTCGCTTACATCAAAAATGGCGTCAGTGCGGTTGAGCACTTGTTTAATGTAGGTGCCGGAATCGATTCTCAAATATTGGGCGATTACGAAATCATCGGGCAACTTAAAAAGGCGGTAAAATTTTCAATGGACCGCGGTTTTATCAATTGCTTTATGGAGCGTTTATTTAACTGCGTTTTACAGGCATCAAAAACAATTAAAAATTCTACTGAGTTAAGCAGCGGGTCGGTATCCGTGTCATTTGCGGCCGTTCAATATATAAAACGGGCACTGGTGCCATCTGACACGCACAAGATACTGGTGATAGGAATTGGAAAAATGGGAAGCAGTACCTGCAAAAATATTGTTGATTACCTGAGCGGATCACAGGTGACGCTGATAAACAGAACGGAAGAAAAGGCAGCTGGGTTAGCGGCTGAGCTTGGGATGAATTATGCCCCGGTAGAGGAGTTAACCGATTACATCTCTTCATCAGAAATTATACTAGTGGCTACTAATGCTTCTGCACCTATAGTATTGAAGGAACATCTTGTAAATAAAGGAGACAAACTTATTATTGATCTATCCATCCCCTACAATGTTGAACCGGGATGTGAGGAGTTAACCAACGTTACGCTGGTTAATGTTGACGAGCTTTCAAAAATGAGGGATGATAATTTACAGAAACGCCAGGCAGAAATGCCGAAAGCAAAAGCTATTATTGAAAGCCATATTAGCGTGTTTTTAACATGGCACCAAATGCGGCAAACCGCACCGGCTTTAAAGGCGGTTAAAACAAGGCTCAGTGACATTTATGTTCAGCATTTCGCTGAAACCCAGGTAAACTCCGGTAAATGTTCCCTAAATAATGCGGAAGGTAAAATACAGCGGGTGGTTAATGATATGGCAGGAAAGATGAAGATTAAAAACGAGTGCGGCTGTCATTACCTGGAAGCCATAAACGAATTTATTTTAGCTGTAGCCAATTAA
- the mgtA gene encoding magnesium-translocating P-type ATPase: MGQNNQSLASFWNFSVNEVLAKLSCTGNGLSSSNAALRLKTYGHNILKDNKNKSALLLFLFQFKSPVTLLLIIASLLSAGLGDIPDTAIILTIVLVSSILSFLQERGAANAVSGLLKMVQLHCTVLRDGKKAEIPVDNVVPGDIVFLTAGDIIPGDSLIIESVALYIDEAAFTGETYPVEKSAAVLPADLPLSKRTNSLFMGSHVVSGTTKILVVNTGKNTAFGQISASLQLRAPETDFERGVRRFGYMLMEITLLLVIIIFAINVLLHKPVLDSFLFSLALAVGLTPQLLPAIISVNLSTGARRMAQKQVIVKRLSSIENIGSMNILCSDKTGTITEGKVKLKGALDIDGNESKKVLEYAWLNASMQQGFHNPIDEAICAVQHSDTGKQTLKFEIPYDFIRKRLTVQISDGSGDVAITKGALTNVLAICTRVELADGKVVSLDGKKAGILKQYELLSNAGLRTLGIAYKAAGTGKQFMRDDEKEMIFLGFVTFFDPPKADVKVIIDKLRGLGVALKIITGDNALVAKSLALQIGVKSPKILTGAKMQVMSSAALMHKALTTDIFAEVEPNQKERIINILKKAGNVVGFMGDGINDAPALHTADVGISVDTAVDVAKEAADIVLLNRGLDVLYDGIIEGRKTFTNTMKYIFMATSANFGNMFSMAGASLFLPFLPLLPKQILLTNLLTDFPEMAIATDRVDAINIQSPQRWDLGFIRRFMITFGLLSSVFDYLTFGILLLVMHSTEKVFQTGWFIESVISATLIVLVVRTRLPFLKSLPGKYLAIATVIILVSVVILPLTPMAAWFGFVRIPTAYYGWMLLVIAAYLLAAETIKRRFYKIMDKYLQQKWHKVFVD, from the coding sequence TTGGGTCAAAATAATCAGTCACTGGCTTCTTTCTGGAATTTTAGCGTTAACGAGGTTTTAGCTAAGCTTTCGTGTACGGGTAATGGCCTTAGCAGCAGTAATGCTGCGTTGCGGCTTAAAACTTACGGGCACAATATATTAAAAGACAATAAGAATAAATCGGCTTTGCTTTTATTCTTATTTCAGTTTAAAAGCCCGGTCACCTTGTTGCTAATAATAGCCTCATTATTATCTGCGGGTTTGGGCGATATCCCCGACACGGCTATAATTTTAACCATTGTTCTCGTTAGCAGCATCCTCAGCTTTTTACAAGAACGAGGCGCGGCCAATGCCGTAAGTGGACTTTTAAAAATGGTTCAGCTGCACTGTACTGTTTTGCGCGATGGCAAAAAGGCTGAAATCCCGGTTGACAACGTAGTGCCGGGCGATATTGTATTTTTAACTGCCGGCGATATTATACCAGGCGACAGCCTGATCATCGAATCGGTGGCGTTGTATATAGATGAAGCCGCATTTACAGGCGAAACTTACCCGGTTGAAAAAAGCGCGGCTGTGCTGCCTGCAGATCTGCCGCTCTCAAAAAGAACCAATTCGCTTTTTATGGGGTCGCATGTGGTAAGCGGCACAACAAAAATCCTGGTGGTAAATACGGGGAAAAACACAGCGTTTGGACAAATATCAGCCAGCTTGCAATTAAGGGCTCCTGAAACAGATTTTGAAAGAGGGGTACGCCGTTTTGGCTATATGCTCATGGAGATTACCCTGCTATTGGTAATCATCATATTTGCCATAAATGTTTTGCTGCATAAGCCCGTTTTAGATTCTTTTTTATTTTCCCTTGCCCTGGCGGTTGGGTTAACCCCGCAGCTATTGCCGGCAATTATCAGTGTAAATCTTTCAACCGGCGCACGCCGAATGGCCCAAAAGCAGGTAATTGTAAAGCGCCTTTCGTCTATAGAAAATATCGGCAGCATGAATATCCTCTGCTCTGACAAAACCGGCACCATAACCGAAGGTAAAGTGAAGCTTAAAGGTGCGCTGGACATTGATGGCAATGAAAGTAAAAAGGTGTTGGAATATGCCTGGCTAAATGCATCTATGCAGCAGGGATTTCATAACCCCATTGATGAGGCCATTTGTGCTGTTCAGCACAGCGATACCGGCAAGCAAACGCTGAAGTTTGAAATCCCTTATGATTTTATCAGGAAAAGATTAACCGTGCAGATAAGTGACGGATCCGGCGATGTTGCTATAACCAAGGGTGCATTGACTAATGTACTTGCTATTTGCACCCGCGTTGAGCTGGCAGACGGAAAGGTAGTGAGCCTGGACGGGAAAAAAGCCGGGATACTTAAGCAGTATGAACTACTAAGCAACGCGGGGCTCCGCACGTTAGGTATAGCTTATAAAGCTGCCGGGACCGGCAAGCAGTTTATGAGGGACGACGAAAAGGAAATGATCTTTTTGGGTTTTGTGACGTTTTTTGACCCACCCAAGGCCGATGTAAAGGTAATTATTGATAAACTGCGTGGCCTTGGGGTGGCACTTAAAATTATTACCGGCGATAATGCTTTGGTGGCAAAAAGTCTCGCGCTGCAGATTGGTGTAAAATCGCCGAAGATCCTTACCGGGGCTAAAATGCAGGTAATGAGCAGTGCCGCTTTAATGCATAAGGCGTTAACCACCGATATTTTTGCCGAGGTTGAGCCAAATCAGAAAGAACGCATTATAAATATCCTTAAAAAGGCTGGCAATGTGGTAGGTTTTATGGGCGACGGCATTAATGATGCACCCGCTTTACACACCGCTGATGTAGGCATCTCGGTTGATACAGCCGTGGATGTAGCAAAAGAGGCTGCAGATATTGTTTTATTAAACCGGGGGCTTGATGTGCTGTATGATGGAATTATTGAAGGCCGTAAAACTTTTACCAATACCATGAAATATATATTTATGGCAACTAGCGCTAATTTTGGCAATATGTTCAGTATGGCTGGCGCTTCGCTGTTTTTGCCATTTCTTCCCTTGCTGCCCAAACAGATCCTGTTAACCAACCTGTTGACAGATTTTCCTGAAATGGCTATTGCAACAGACAGGGTTGATGCCATCAATATTCAATCGCCGCAGCGGTGGGACCTTGGGTTTATCCGCCGCTTTATGATAACTTTTGGTTTGTTAAGTTCCGTATTCGATTACCTTACTTTTGGCATCCTGTTGCTGGTGATGCATTCAACCGAAAAAGTTTTTCAAACAGGCTGGTTTATCGAATCTGTGATCTCGGCAACTTTAATTGTGCTTGTTGTGCGTACGCGCCTGCCTTTCTTAAAAAGTCTGCCCGGTAAATACCTGGCAATTGCTACAGTAATAATATTAGTTTCGGTGGTGATATTACCGCTTACGCCAATGGCTGCATGGTTTGGTTTTGTGAGGATCCCCACAGCTTATTACGGGTGGATGCTGTTGGTTATTGCGGCCTACCTGCTTGCGGCCGAAACTATTAAAAGGCGTTTTTACAAAATAATGGATAAATACCTACAGCAAAAGTGGCACAAAGTATTTGTTGATTAA